The genomic segment GCGCCACGGAAAATTAAAAAGCCCGTTTATTAAAAACGCGGTAAAAGAAGCTGTTATTCCTATAATAAGGTTTTTGTAAAAAAGATTTTCTTCTTTTAATGCAAGTTTAATTGAAATGAAAAAAGCGGAAAAGAACAGCAGTAAATAAATTCCAAAACCCACAAAGCCGTTTTCCGCAAGTGTCTGAAGAAAATCGTTATGGGTGTACAGTTCAACATGCGGTTCCACTTTAGCCGCCATCTTTGGCGCCGCTTTAAGCCAGCGGTCATAAACCTTGCGCTGATAATACGCGGTGTTCAGGCTGAAGCCGCCTATGCCCGCGCCGAATACCGGTTTTGCAGCCGCCATCTGCAGGGCAGATTCCCAGTAAAAAAGCCTTACAGCCGCGGAATCGCCGGTTAAATCAAAACTTTGTTTTAACCTGTCAGTTATGGGGTTGCGGTTAACGGGGTTGGGGATGGTAAACAGTAATACAAGCAGGACAAGAAACGCGCCCATGGATATAAAGAATTTTTTATGGCGCGTAAAATACGCTTTGCCGTAAAATACGCCGAACATTATAAACAGATAAGCCAGCGAACCAAGAAAACCAAGCCACGCGCCGCGGCCCTGCGATACGATGATTAAAAAGAACATCATTAAAATGCATAAGCCGCTGAAAAATTTCGCAAGTTTTTTTATAGGGGAAAGAAAAAGCGCGATTAAAACGGGGATAAGTATTGAAAATTGCGCGGCCATGTAATCCGGATTTCCAAGTGTTGAATAAACGCGGCCTTCGCCGAAAGAAACCCATTTTATGAAATCCATGTGAAAATACTGTAAAACCCCGTAAGTTGATACTATAAAGTGTGAAGTTATTATAATGTAAAGCAGGCGGGGAATGTCACGTTTGGAAAAAGCATTAATGATAAGAAAATATGACAATATAATAAGAAGGCAAAGTTTTAAAAACTGCCAGTGCAGCAATACGGCATTCGGGTTAAAAACAGCGCCGCTTACAAATGAAGCGGTAAAGGCGGCGGCTAAAAGGGCTGCGGGAAAAGAAAACGGCGTGACAAACAGTACACTTTCCTTTTTAAGCGCCATCTTTATAAAAAGCAGGGCTGCTGCCAGGGCTGTAAAAGAAAAGAAAGCGGCTGATTTGGGCATTTCAAAGCTTTCATGGGCGTTAAGATAAAACGCAAGCGGCACAATGAAAGCCGCGGAAAAAAGCAGCAATCTAAGTGAAAGTTCTGTAAAGTGAATAAGTTTTTTATCTGTCATGACGGTAATTTTACAGCAATATTATTTTTTTGTCATCAGCAAAGACAAAAAGAGTTATAGCAGAAAACATGCAACCCTTTTTGCGGTTTATCACGTCTTATAAGTATAAGCCCCGCGGGCAATTAACTTCCTCCCTCATCCCCCAATTGCTCCGGGGCTTATTAATTATGGAACTGTAAGGGGGCTGATTACGTCCTATTTATGGCCCCGGATTAAGATTATAATCCCTCCCCCCCTCACTCCATAATCTTATCCGGGGCCTCTTAAAAACTACGGCAAAATAATAAAAAAGGCTTTATAAATTATATGTTTTGGCTTAGTATTACATATATATAATGTCCGGCAAAGCGAGGTAAAAAATGGCGGAAGCACCGGGAAAATGGACGGAAAAATATGACGTTAACGTGTATGATGCTGACATAAACGGAAGGCTTAAAATTACGGCGCTGTGTAATTATCTTCAGAATACCGCGTGGCGCCATTACAGCGAAATTGAAAAAGTAAAAGGCGAAATGCTTAAAAGCGGACATATCTGGGCAATGATGCGCCTTGAAGTGGAAATTTATAAAACGGCAGTCTGGGGAAGTAAACTTTCAATTGAGACGTGGTCAAAAAGCGTGGGGAAAGTTTCCGCGTTTCGTGATTACGATGTTACTGATGAAAACGGCATAAGGATAGCTGCTGCCACCACCACGTGGGTGGTTATAGACCCTGTAACAAAAAAAATTCAGCCGTTAAAAAGTGTTGCTGAAAAATGGCCGGAGCAGAAAGATAAAAGCGCCATAGGCAGGGAAGCGGGCAAAGCGGAAGCTGTTTTAAACCCTGTGGCGTCAGCGGAATATAAAGTTAAGTTTGGGGAATTTGACGTAAACAGGCATGTTAATAATGTATCGTACATTGACTGGATGAACGAAACGCTTACAAAGGAATACCTTGAAACACACGAAATAAAAAGCCTGCTGATAAATTTTATGGAAGAAGCGGAATACGGCGGCCGGGTTACGGCATTGCATGAAAAGAAAGATGAAAATACCTTTGCCTGCGCGGTTATAAAAAAAGAAAGCGGTAAAGAAGCTGCAAGGGGAAGGTTTGTATTTAAATAAGCATAGCGAATTAAGCATTAAGCAGTTAAGCTATAGCGAAAAGATAAGCAAAAAACTTATAAGCAATTAAGCATAAGCTAAAAAAAGGAAATATGGTTTATGTTTACGCTATAGCTTAATTGCTTAATCTGCTAAAGTGCTATGTTTACGTTATAACTTAATCCGCTATGTTTTATGTTTCGCTATAGCTTAATCGCTTAATCTGCTAAAGTGCTATGTTTACGTTATAGCTTAATCCGCTATGTTTTATGTTTCGCTATTGCTTAATTGCTTAATCTGCTAAAGTGCTATGTTTACGTTATGGAACAAATTTAAAAATTCGGTGTCATTAAAGGTGAAACTTGGAAGAAAAACAGCTTGTAAAGCTTGCCAAAGACGGCGACAGAAGGGCGTTTGAAGCGCTTGCGGCTTCATGCGCGAAAGAAATATATAACCTTGCGCTGCGGCTGTGCGGCGACAGGGATAAAGCCCAGGACATAGCGCAGGACGCTTTTGTAAATGCCTATAAAAGTATCGGCAGTTTCCGTGAAGACAGCCCGTTTTCCGCGTGGGTAAGGCGCATAGCCGTGAACGCGTGGAAAAATACGGTAAGATACGAAATCCGCAGGTTTTTTACAAAGCACGATTCGCTTGATGATGATTTTGAAGGTAATGATGGTGTAACAAAAAAACAGTACGCGTCTTCTGACCCGCCTGCTGATAAAGTTCTGGAAGACAGGCAGAAGAATGATGAAATTCACGCGGTGCTTTTACAGCTTCAGCCTGCGGCGCGGGAAATGATAGTGTTAAGGGATATGGAAGAAAAAAGCTATGAGGAAATTGCCGCAATGACCGGGCTTAATACAGGGACGGTAAAATCACGAATAGCCAGGGCAAGGGAAGCGTTTAAACAAAAATTCATAAAGATGCAGGGTGGATAAAATGGAGCATAAAAAAGCTTACGGCTTAATATCAGATTATATTGACGGAACGTTAAAGGGAGAACAGCTGAAAAACTTCCTTGCGCACTTAAAAACCTGCAAAGAGTGCAGGAATCAATTGGATGCGTTAAAGAACGCTGTTCAGTATGCCAAAAGCGGCCGCGCTGAAGACCTTCCTGTTAATTTTCTGGCAACCTTAAGCAAAAGGCTTGATGAAGCCGACAGTAAAAAGGCAAAAACTAAATTCAGCTGGCCGGTTTTTATGAAAGTTTCAGGTACTGTTGCGGCAATGCTTATTGTCGGGGTTTTAGTCCGGCAGATATATGATACAAAAACAATTAAAGCGGATAAAGAATGGCTGGAAGCAGAAAGTGTGCAGAAGCCGGTTGTTGTAGAAAGGGCAAAAACCGCAGAGGAATTAAAAAGTGTAAAACAGGGAATAAATATGGCTGACCTTGCTCCGTTAAAATCAGAAGCGCCTGCCGAAATTACATACGCTAAAAAGAAAAGCGCCGCGCCGTCAAGGGCAATAATAACGAAAAGTGAGGCCGCGCCTGCCGCAGGAATGGCGTCAAAAAGCGCTGCCGCGCCCGCGTATGATACGGCGGATGAGATTGCTCCGGCATCTGCCGTGCAGCTGCAGGAACAGGAAATAAATCCGTTCAGTAAGGAAGTTTTTTCAGGCACGCATTCGGGAATGGCAGCGGGGATGAAAGTGGTTTTTAAAAATAAAATGATATGGAATTTAGCGCCGGGAATAATTGCGGATAACCCGTGGCTGGGTAAAGTGGATTTTTCAAGGCAGATGGTTGTGCTGGTAAATTCCGGTGAAAAACCAACGGCAGGATATTCCGCGAAAATTAAGAGCATATCAATTCAGGAGACAAAAATAGTAATACTATACTCCGAAACCTCGCCGGCAAAAGACGCGATTACCGCACAGGTAATAACATCCCCTTACAGCATCGCAGTCATCCCCATCTCCTCCAAACCCGTGGAGTTTATAAGGGAGTAATTGTAGCTGGTTTCTAATCATCAAAAGTCGGGTTGTAAAATAAGTGTCAGGGTGATAATATTATTGCGAAGGTAATCATTATGGGGAAAAGGAGATTAAATGAAAAAAACAATTTTTTCTGTTAGTTTAATATTTTTAGTATTCGTTTTTATTTCCTGCAATAAACATATTTCGCCTGCGTCCATTACAGATCCCACTACTATTACGCCATCAATAGGCGGCAGCGGTTTATATACGAATACAGGAAAATTGAAAGGCCAGGCGTTGTTTATGAGTGGTACGATAATAGCGGAAACTGTTTATCTGTATGACGGCTCTGGTAAAATCATGGAAGAGTACGGGTCGGTATTCGGCATACCGTCAGGCGATTACACCTTTAGAAAGTATAACTCACAGGGAAAACTTGAGATGATTGATTATCCGGCAAGTATGCCCACGGCAAACGATATTTTTTATTCCTATGATGCCGTAGGTAGGATGACGGCTAGATATGCCGTAGATAATTATTCCAACACCGTTGACGCAATGGTGTTTACATACGGTACCGACGGTCTTATAAACAGGATAGACGAGTCTCAAAACGGTAATCCTTCAAGTTACAGGCTAATAACAAGGGATACCGACGGTTTTATTACCATGGAAGAACTTTATAACCCGGCGAATTCTATGATGTTCGGGTATATAAACTATATGCGTATTCTCAGTAGCAAAACAGTAATAATAGAAGTGTATTTACTCGGAGACCTCATGTATAGGAATATTATCGGGTATGATTCTGACAATTTTGCGATGGGGCAGGAAATCACGACTTTTATGCTTGGCACGCCGGTTATGACGAATGATATTGATCACGTATTACAGGACGGATTATTTGACCCTGCAGGTATGAATGGATATTATTATACAGATAAGGACTTGTTCGGTTTTACCTGTGTTTATGCAAATATTTCAGGGGTAGGCACACCGTAACTACGTCTTTTAATCACATAATCGTAAAATGTTTATGTGGTGGATACAGGTAATAGAAGAGTTCAAAAGTTTGCTCAACAATAGGATTTTTAGAATTATAGAATGAAACGTGATTAAATACTAAATAGGGGTAATAATATAAAAAAAATAATAGTTATTTCAGTTATGTTATGTATGGCATTAATCAGCTGTAAAAAAACAAGTTTAGAGCCGGGAGTGTTTAAATTAAAGTGGGGAAGTGAAGGAAACGGAGATGGGCAGTTTAATTATCCTGGAGGAATAGCAGTAGATTCCGCCGATAATGTTTATGTAGCTGATACTGGTAATCATAGGATACAGAAATTCACATCAGAAGGAACATTTATAACAAAATGGGGAAGTTATGGAACCGGGGATGGACAGTTTTATTATCCTACCGGGGTGGCAGTGGATTCTTCGGGTATTGTTTATGTGGCGGATTCAATCAATAACAGGATACAAAAATTTACCTCAGCAGGAGTGTTTATAAAAAAGTGGGGGAGTAAAGGAAAGGGAGATGGACAGTTTTATAATCCTACAGGATTGGCAGTAGATTATGCGGGAAATGTTTATGTGGCGGATAGTGGTAATGACAGGATACAAAAGTTCACATCATCAGGTGTGTTTATAACAAAATGGGGAAGTGAAGGAAGCGCAGATGGACAGTTTAGCAATCCTTACGGTGTGGCAGTAGATTCCGCAGATAATGTCTATGTGTCGGAACGGGGTAATGACAGGATACAAAAATTTAAATCAAAAGGAATATTTATAACAAAATGGGGAAGCGAAGGAAAGAGAGATGGACAGTTTTATTATCCTACAGGATTGGCAGTAGATTATGCGGGTAATGTTTATGTGGCGGATACACTTAATAACAGGATACAAAAATTTGCTCCACAATAAAAAATATTAATCTTTAAAAAACAACTTAAGCTCGGGATTGTAAAGTCTCGGGCTTTTTTTATTTTTTATGGAACTTTTTTTCTCCTTTGGTTTCCTGATAGGTGAAGGCGGTTAAGCTTTCAAAAAACCAAAGGAGGAAGGGACATGAAGAAACAAAAAAATCTGTTTTTAGCCTTACTTTTCATCGTTTTATCAGCAGTACAGGTACTTGCTTGCAGGATTGCGGTTTTACCTTATCAGGGGCGGATTTTACCGATAGAGACCAGGAAGCACGACGTAAACATCAGTATCAAAAATCAGGTTGCGGATATCACGGTTAATGCCCTGTTTTACAATCCCAACAGCACAGTCCTGGAAGGCGATTATTGGTTCCCGCTTTATGAAGACGCTGCAGTCACATCTTTCACAATGATAGTAAACGGCAAAGAGATGAAGGCGGAACTTCTGGAAGCGGACAAGGCACGGGCGATTTACGAAGAGATAGTAAGAAGGATGAAAGACCCGGCGCTTTTGGAATACGCCGGCACAAGGATGCTGCGCCAGAGGGTATATCCTATACCGGCGCGTGGTGAAGTTGCCCTTACTCTTAAATACAGCCAGCAGTTAAAAACTGTTAATGGAAAAGTTAAATTGGTATATCCGCTTTCTTCCGCCAAGTCAGACACGGGGTATGTGGGAGAGGTGAATATAAGGGTAAATGTGGAAGATTCAAACGGGATAAAAAATGTCTATTCTTCCGGCCACAGTATCAATACTGAAATCAGGGAGAATAATTTTGTAAGGGCGTCGTTTAACGCGCGCAATTACAATCCTGACAAGCCGTTTACTTTTTATTACAGCCCTGTAATGGGCGAAGTGGCGGCTTCTGTTATCACTCATGTAAATCACAACGAAGACGGGTATTTTACGCTGCTGCTTTCACCTTCAATAGAAGACAGCAAAGAAAAATATATGCCGAAAGATTTTGTGTTTGTTCTGGACAAGTCCGGCAGCATGCAGGGCGATAAAATAGAAAAGGCAAAGGACGCGCTGCAGTTCTGTGTGAACACGCTTAAAGAAGGCGACAAGTTCAGCATTATTGCTTTTTCTTCTTCTGTTGATACCATGTCAAACGGGCTTAAGGAATTCGGTTACAAGGAAAGAGAAAAAGCCAAAAACTTTATAAGGGCAATTTCCGCTGAAGGCGGCACGGATATAAACGGCGCGATGCAGGAAGCGCTGTCAAAACTGAAAAAACAAAGAGGCAGGCTTCCTGTAATAGTGTTTCTTACGGACGGGCTTCCCACAGTAGGAGAAACAGCCATAATGAAGATTATAAAAAATACTGAAAACGCGAATAGGGCTGATGCCAGAATATTTGTCTTTGGCGTGGGTGAAGACGTAAACACGGAGCTTCTGGATAAAATAAGCGCTGATAACGGCGGAGAGTGCGAATATGTAATTAACCCGTCTGATTCCATTGAAGAAAGCGTATCAGCACTGGCTTCAAGGATAGCAAGCCCGGCGCTTGCGGGAATTACTTTAAGTTTTGACGGCAGCGCGGGGGTTTACGATATGTATCCGAAAAGAATACCGGATATGTTTGCCGGCTCGCAGATTACTGTTACCGGCAGGTTTAAGGGAAATGGAATGACGCAGGTAAAAGTAAGCGGGGAGACTTCCGGCAGCAGAAAAGAATATAAATTCCCCGTGGATTTTTCTGATGACGGCAGGGACGAATCTGTCATGAAACTTTGGGCCTCAAAGAAAGTTACTTACCTTATGGATGAAATAAATTTAAGGGGAAGAAACAAAGAAATTGAAAGGGAAATAGTGAGTCTTGGAAAAAAATACGGAATTGTAACTCCGTACACCTCTTTCCTTATTACTGATGAATCTTTAAAAGAAAGGGCATTGGGCGGGCGCAGCGCGGAATCTGTAATGCAGGACCTGGCACAGGTAAAGACCGGAAGTTTTGCTGTGCAGCGTTCAAAGAGCATATCGATGGCAAAAAAGGCGGAAGCCGCTGCTCCGGCGTCCATGATGCCGTCTGCGGCAGGAATGGATATGGCAGAAGCCCAAGAGATGAACAGGCAGATAAGCGCTGCCGTAGTAAACGCGGGGGGAAGGGCGTTTGTGCTGGATAATGACGGCAGGTACACTGATACGGAATTTAATCAGAATAAGGATAAAGCAAAGACAATAAAATATTTAAGTGAAGAGTATTTTAAGCTCTCCAAGATTTCTTCAGAAATAAGTGAAATCTTAAGCCTTGGCAATAAAGTGTTGTTTAAATATGACAATATGTTTTATGAAATAGAAGAATAAAACAAGCCCCCGGCCCTGTGCCTCTTGCTGAAAAAACAGGAGAGGCACAGGGCTTTTTTGTTGTATAATTTAACGGCGGAATAATTAAGGAGATAATAATGGTAAAACAGATAACGGACAAAGAAAAAATAGCGGAGTTTCTTTTAAATTCGCCTTATGTGCATCTGTATAAGTTTATGTATATGGAACCATATATGTTCCCAAATACCATCTGGCACGCCTCTTATGACGGCGGTGAGATTAAGGCTCTCTCACTTATATATAAAGGAAAAGAGCAAAGCGCGTTTTATCTGCTTGAAGATAATAATAAGGATAACGCGGCGGAAATTCTTGAAGCGGTCATAGGCACACTACCGGATAAACTTTATTCCCATGTTACGCCCGGCCTTGAAGCGCCGCTTGAAGCAAAGTATAAAGTTACTTCAAAAAAAATGCAGCACACAATGGGGATAAACGGCGATATGCTTGTCAATAATTGCATCAAATACCCGCAGTATACCTATAAAGTAAATGAAAGGGATTTTGAAACGCTGTATGAATTTATACAGAAAATAAATCCGGGCTTGTTTTTCAGCAGGGAAATGATGAAAACAGGCAAATATTACATGATAAGAAAAAACTCCGATATTATTTCCACAGCCGGAGTCCACTATCTGCGCCCCGAATATAAGATAGCCGGCATAGGAAATGTGGCTACAACGGCTGAATACAGGGGAAAAGGGTATGCCTCTTCTGTGGTGGCGTCTTTGGTGCGTGACCTGTGGGATGATTATGAATATATCGGACTTAATGTAAAGGCAGGCAACGAAGCCGCGTTAAAGGCATATGGCAAAATAGGTTTTGTTTCGGCGACCATGCATAATGAAATAATAATGGATAAGTGATGAATAGAGGCTTGGATGGTCAGATGGTTGGAGGCTTGGAAAACCAAAAAAACAGTTCTATAAGTCCGTACGGTAGTTATATTTTTAGGTTGCTGTTCTTGTATATATGTTTTATTTTTCCCAAGTATCTAAGCATCCAAACTTCCAAGCATCTTTTAGTTGTTCAGTAATATGAAGAACGTTCTCTTAATAAATCCCTGGGTTTATGATTTTAAGTGTCACGATTTCTGGATGAAGCCTTACGGGCTTCTAAAAATCGGTTCTGTTCTGAAACAATCCGGGGTTAACGTATCCTTAATTGACTGCATGGACAGGCAGGCAGACGGCGCTCCGGAAGAGTTTAAGAAAAGCGACAAACTTGGCAGGGGCATGTTTTACAGTGAAGAACCGGGCAAACCGGAAATATATAAAGCTGTGCCAAGAAAATATAAGCGTTACGGCATGGTTGTTGAACTGTTCAAAGAAAAACTGCTCAAAACAGAAAAGCCGGATATTATTCTTATTACATCTTCAATGACATATATGTACGAAGGCGTGTTTAAAGCAATTTCTATAATTAAAGATATATATCCTTCAACACCCATAATACTTGGCGGCACTTATGCCACTTTATGTACTACACACGCGGAAAAATATTCAGGCACGTCGCGTGTGTGGAAGGGCGGCGCGAATGCTGAATATTTTAATCTGCTGGGGAAAGAACTTAAAACGGACTTAAATTCTATTACAGAAGCTGAATTTGCGGATATTGCCCCGGATTACTCCTTATATAACAATATAAACAGCGTGTCCGTAAGATTATCCGAAGGGTGCCCTTTTAGCTGTTCCTATTGTGCCATTAAAGAGACAAGCACAGGGTTTAAACAAAGAAGCAAAGAGGTAATAATTAATGAACTTGAAACTTACGCGAAACGCGGTATTAAAAATATAGCGCTTTACGATGACGCGCTTTTGTATAAAAATTCATTCATAAAAGACATTTTAAAAAGTATTATTATGGCGGGTTTTGATTTTAAGTTTTATACCCCCAACGGTCTGCACGCCGCATATATTGATGAAGAAACAGCGCTGCTTATGAAAAAAACCGGGTTTATGGATTTAAGGTTATCGCTGGAAACGTCAGATGTTTTAATGCAGAAAGCCTCCGGCGGCAAGGTATCAAACGGGCAGTTTTCAGAAGCAATAAAGATTCTTAAAGGCGCGGGTTTTCAGCCTAAAGACATCGGCGCGTATATTCTGGCGGGGCTTCCCGGGCAGAATACGGACACAATAAAGCGTGACATGGAATTTGTGGCGGCAAACAAAGTGTTAATAAAACCCGCAAACTATTCGCCGATACCCGGCACTTTAGAATTTGAAAAAATACCCGCTGATAAACGGGATTTGATAACAGCAGAGCCGCTTATGCAGAATGAAACCTATTATATGGCAATTAATCCCGAATACGGCTATGAAGAAAACGAAAAGATGAAACTTTTCGCCGCGGCATTAAACCAAAATGTTTAAACGCCCTGTCTGGGGTCTGACCCCAGACAGGGCGTTTAAAATAAAAGGGTACAGGGTACAGGATTATGAAAATAATTTGAAATTTTTAATTTAGTGTTGTATAGTAGCTTAAAAAACTGAGGGGTTTTAGAGATGGGGAGAAAAAAACGCATAATGCTTGCGGGTGAATGCTATCATACCTATGCAAGGGGAAATGAAAAGAAAGAAATTTTCAGGGACGATGATGACCGATATAAGTTTGTAAATATATTGGGTAAAGCAAAGAAAAAATATTCATTTATTATCTATGCTTTTGTACTTATGCCAAATCATTATCATTTACTTTTAGAAACGTCCGCACCCAATCTTCCGGATATCATGAAGTTTATAAATGCATCCTATTCAACTTATTTTAACTGGAGGCATAAACGGGTTGGCCATCTGTTTCAGGGCAGATATGGATGCCAGCTGGTGGAAAAACACCCGTTTTTACCCGAACTTACAAGGTATATCCACCTTAACCCGGTTAAAGCAAAATTATGTGAAAAAATTTCAGCATATAAATGGAGTAGTTATCCGGAGTATTGTGGAAGAAAAGGATTTGGATTATCAGAAATAGGATGGATGATAAAAAAATACGGCCCGCAGAAAGAAGAAGCACTGGAAAAGTATAAAATGTTTTTATCGGAAAAAGCAGGAATTGAAGCCATAGAAAACGGGCTTGTGGAGAGTTTTGTTATGGGCGGAAATGAGTTTGCTGTTAGGGTTGCCGAGTCCTGCGGGAAAATACTGGAGATTACCAAATTTCGAAGGCCGGCTGTAATGACTGATTATAATAAAGTAATTGCGGAGAGCGCACGGGTGTTTAATGTTTCTGTTGAAGAGGTGACACATAAAAAAGGCAAACATAATCACGCTAAAGCGGCGGCTATTTACATAATATGGTCAAACTCCGCAAAGACCTATGGTGAAATAGGGAGTTTGTTTAATAATCTGGATGTGTCTTCCGTAAAAAGGCGGGTTGCTTCTGTTAAGAGAGAACTTCAGACAAATATTTATCTGAATAATAAGATTGAAAGTATAACTCGTGGTCTAAACGCCCTGTCTGGGGTCTGACCCCAGACAGGGCGTTTAGAATGAGAATAACGTTGTATAAAATACAGCAACTGTATTTTTTGCATTTTTTTACGGCTTGTGATATAACTAAAAAAATAATTTTGGAGGGCATGTATGAAAAAGTTAACCGCGGTTATGCTTTCGACAGTGTTTGTTTTATTTTTTGCCATCGGCGCGCACGCGTCAAAAAAAGGGATTGGGCTTGGCATTGTTCTTGGAAATCCCACGGGGATAAGCGTTAAAAATTTCTTGGATAAAAATTCGGCTGTTGATTTTATGGTTAACTGGGATTTTTATTCGGCAGGGCTAGGTGTGCACGCGCAGTATTTAATTCATAAGTACGATGTATTCAAAATTAAAGAAGGCAGGCTTCCGTTTTATTTTGGTATCGGCGGTTTTGCTGGATTATGGAACGGCGGAATGTGGGCAGGCGCGCAGGTTCCGGTTGGGCTTGCGTATGAATTTGCCGGCGACCCTATTGATATTTTTCTTGAAGTAAGGCCCGGCATTCTTCTTTTTCCCGGGATGCATCCCAATGTAAGCGGCGGTCTTGGAATAAGATACTGGTTTGATTAAAAGACAGTTTAAAACAGGAGATTTTTAAAAATGAATCTTTTGGAAAAAAACGGTGTCAGGTATGTAAGAGGGTTTAGGGGTTTAAAGCTTATTGAAAAAGAGTCAGATGTGAACCTTGTAATGGAAGCCGCGTATGAAAAAGATGCTGACCGTGCTTTATTATACAAGGAAAACCTTCCTGCCGAATTCACAAAGCTTGGCTCCGGGCAGGCCGGGATGGTTCTGCATAAGTTTATGACATACAGGATGAAACTTGCGGTTGTGGTGGATAAAGAGGATACAGAAAAAGGAAAGTTTGCCGAAATGGTTACAGAGGTTAATATGCATAATAATCTTTTTCATGTATTTACAGATGAGCAGTCCGCGGAAGAGTGGCTGGTAAAAGAGAATTAAGGAGATATTGATATGAAGAAAATAATTATGATGCTGCTTGGCATAATGATATTCTCGGCCGCTCAGGCAAAGGACGCAAACGTGAAAAACATACTAATAGTCTATGGATCTTTTATGGGTTCAACGCAGGAAACAGCGGAATTTATGGCAAAAGAATTAAAAGCTCTGAAG from the Candidatus Goldiibacteriota bacterium genome contains:
- a CDS encoding tetratricopeptide repeat protein, which gives rise to MTDKKLIHFTELSLRLLLFSAAFIVPLAFYLNAHESFEMPKSAAFFSFTALAAALLFIKMALKKESVLFVTPFSFPAALLAAAFTASFVSGAVFNPNAVLLHWQFLKLCLLIILSYFLIINAFSKRDIPRLLYIIITSHFIVSTYGVLQYFHMDFIKWVSFGEGRVYSTLGNPDYMAAQFSILIPVLIALFLSPIKKLAKFFSGLCILMMFFLIIVSQGRGAWLGFLGSLAYLFIMFGVFYGKAYFTRHKKFFISMGAFLVLLVLLFTIPNPVNRNPITDRLKQSFDLTGDSAAVRLFYWESALQMAAAKPVFGAGIGGFSLNTAYYQRKVYDRWLKAAPKMAAKVEPHVELYTHNDFLQTLAENGFVGFGIYLLLFFSAFFISIKLALKEENLFYKNLIIGITASFTAFLINGLFNFPWRVAPTLILLWSLFGIFSLYEKRYTLQIKKVPAVPLTFILAIAAFIFSVIQIRIFYANVLVKHGQSQFAAGNYAQARDTFEKSLASNARGTDKIELVLYAGNAYNALLDTDTAIKYYNRGLAMFPHFIESHYNVANVYMAKGINEKALEEYEKTLALNPKFTAAMNNMANLYFNSGDFEKAKEMYKRALNVTPSLIEARYNLGACYYRMNDYKNAKKEMAEVLKYDPNYQAAKQWVEQLRKMGY
- a CDS encoding protease complex subunit PrcB family protein; its protein translation is MEHKKAYGLISDYIDGTLKGEQLKNFLAHLKTCKECRNQLDALKNAVQYAKSGRAEDLPVNFLATLSKRLDEADSKKAKTKFSWPVFMKVSGTVAAMLIVGVLVRQIYDTKTIKADKEWLEAESVQKPVVVERAKTAEELKSVKQGINMADLAPLKSEAPAEITYAKKKSAAPSRAIITKSEAAPAAGMASKSAAAPAYDTADEIAPASAVQLQEQEINPFSKEVFSGTHSGMAAGMKVVFKNKMIWNLAPGIIADNPWLGKVDFSRQMVVLVNSGEKPTAGYSAKIKSISIQETKIVILYSETSPAKDAITAQVITSPYSIAVIPISSKPVEFIRE
- a CDS encoding sigma-70 family RNA polymerase sigma factor; protein product: MEEKQLVKLAKDGDRRAFEALAASCAKEIYNLALRLCGDRDKAQDIAQDAFVNAYKSIGSFREDSPFSAWVRRIAVNAWKNTVRYEIRRFFTKHDSLDDDFEGNDGVTKKQYASSDPPADKVLEDRQKNDEIHAVLLQLQPAAREMIVLRDMEEKSYEEIAAMTGLNTGTVKSRIARAREAFKQKFIKMQGG
- a CDS encoding GNAT family N-acetyltransferase, with translation MVKQITDKEKIAEFLLNSPYVHLYKFMYMEPYMFPNTIWHASYDGGEIKALSLIYKGKEQSAFYLLEDNNKDNAAEILEAVIGTLPDKLYSHVTPGLEAPLEAKYKVTSKKMQHTMGINGDMLVNNCIKYPQYTYKVNERDFETLYEFIQKINPGLFFSREMMKTGKYYMIRKNSDIISTAGVHYLRPEYKIAGIGNVATTAEYRGKGYASSVVASLVRDLWDDYEYIGLNVKAGNEAALKAYGKIGFVSATMHNEIIMDK
- a CDS encoding 6-bladed beta-propeller; this translates as MLCMALISCKKTSLEPGVFKLKWGSEGNGDGQFNYPGGIAVDSADNVYVADTGNHRIQKFTSEGTFITKWGSYGTGDGQFYYPTGVAVDSSGIVYVADSINNRIQKFTSAGVFIKKWGSKGKGDGQFYNPTGLAVDYAGNVYVADSGNDRIQKFTSSGVFITKWGSEGSADGQFSNPYGVAVDSADNVYVSERGNDRIQKFKSKGIFITKWGSEGKRDGQFYYPTGLAVDYAGNVYVADTLNNRIQKFAPQ
- a CDS encoding VWA domain-containing protein: MKKQKNLFLALLFIVLSAVQVLACRIAVLPYQGRILPIETRKHDVNISIKNQVADITVNALFYNPNSTVLEGDYWFPLYEDAAVTSFTMIVNGKEMKAELLEADKARAIYEEIVRRMKDPALLEYAGTRMLRQRVYPIPARGEVALTLKYSQQLKTVNGKVKLVYPLSSAKSDTGYVGEVNIRVNVEDSNGIKNVYSSGHSINTEIRENNFVRASFNARNYNPDKPFTFYYSPVMGEVAASVITHVNHNEDGYFTLLLSPSIEDSKEKYMPKDFVFVLDKSGSMQGDKIEKAKDALQFCVNTLKEGDKFSIIAFSSSVDTMSNGLKEFGYKEREKAKNFIRAISAEGGTDINGAMQEALSKLKKQRGRLPVIVFLTDGLPTVGETAIMKIIKNTENANRADARIFVFGVGEDVNTELLDKISADNGGECEYVINPSDSIEESVSALASRIASPALAGITLSFDGSAGVYDMYPKRIPDMFAGSQITVTGRFKGNGMTQVKVSGETSGSRKEYKFPVDFSDDGRDESVMKLWASKKVTYLMDEINLRGRNKEIEREIVSLGKKYGIVTPYTSFLITDESLKERALGGRSAESVMQDLAQVKTGSFAVQRSKSISMAKKAEAAAPASMMPSAAGMDMAEAQEMNRQISAAVVNAGGRAFVLDNDGRYTDTEFNQNKDKAKTIKYLSEEYFKLSKISSEISEILSLGNKVLFKYDNMFYEIEE